In a genomic window of Nothobranchius furzeri strain GRZ-AD chromosome 14, NfurGRZ-RIMD1, whole genome shotgun sequence:
- the cybrd1 gene encoding plasma membrane ascorbate-dependent reductase CYBRD1, which translates to MENLKLFLLALSAAGAVGFVAIIFVLRWVLHFKEGLAWDGGAAEFNWHPVLVVTGFVFLQGIAITVYRLPWTWQCSKLMMKFIHASLHLIAFTFAVISLMAVFDFHYYSSIPDMYSLHSWLGLTVVIMYALQIVLGVGLYLIPVTPLSWRAACMPIHVYSGLFLFTSVIAVALMGITEKLIFGLSNPKYKDSPPEAIFVNVLGLLLVVFGALVLWIATRESWKRPSDQIMHSLHTNSGGEDSARDGPALSELSGGAEAETDDVRRRNKPDNQNY; encoded by the exons ATGGAGAACCTGAAACTGTTTCTGCTGGCTCTGTCTGCCGCCGGAGCTGTGGGCTTCGTGGCCATAATCTTCGTGCTGAGATGGGTTCTTCACTTTAAGGAAGGTTTGGCCTGGGATGGAGGCGCGGCTGAGTTTAACTGGCATCCGGTGCTGGTTGTCACAGGGTTTGTTTTCCTGCAAGGCATAG CCATTACTGTCTACAGGCTTCCCTGGACTTGGCAGTGCAGCAAACTGATGATGAAGTTCATTCATGCAAGCTTGCATTTGATAGCCTTCACTTTTGCTGTCATCTCCTTGATGGCGGTTTTTGACTTCCATTACTACAGCAGCATCCCTGACATGTACAGTCTGCACAGCTGGCTGGGCCTGACAGTAGTTATAATGTACGCATTACAG ATTGTTCTCGGAGTTGGCTTATACCTgataccagttacacctttgtcctgGAGAGCAGCATGTATGCCCATCCACGTCTACAGTGGTCTTTTCCTTTTCACCAGTGTCATAGCTGTGGCtctcatgggcatcacagagaagctGATTTTTGGCCT gagCAATCCGAAGTACAAGGATTCTCCACCAGAGGCGATTTTTGTGAATGTTCTTGGACTCCTCTTGGTGGTTTTTGGAGCACTGGTTCTTTGGATTGCCACTCGAGAGTCTTGGAAACGCCCCAGTGACCAGATCATGCATTCTCTGCATACCAACAGTGGAGGTGAGGACAGTGCCAGGGATGGTCCAGCTCTATCTGAGCTGTCCGGGGGAGCTGAAGCTGAGACTGATGATGTCAGGAGGAGAAATAAGCCAGACAACCAGAATTActga